A DNA window from Lagenorhynchus albirostris chromosome 5, mLagAlb1.1, whole genome shotgun sequence contains the following coding sequences:
- the CLDN16 gene encoding claudin-16 produces MRDLFQYVACFFAFFSAGFLVVATWTDCWMVNADDSLEVSTKCRGLWWECVTNAFDGIRTCDEYDSILAEHPLKLVVTRALMITADILAGFGFIILLLGLDCVKFLPDEPYIKVRICFVAGTTLLIAGAPGIIGSVWYAVDVYVERSSLVLHNIFLGIQYKFGWSCWLGMAGSLGCFLAGAVLTCCLYLFKDVGPERNYPYSRRKGYSTTAVSMAQSYAAPRTQTAKMYAVDTRV; encoded by the exons ATGAGGGATCTTTTTCAGTATGTCGCCtgcttctttgcatttttctctgCTGGGTTCTTGGTTGTGGCCACCTGGACAGACTGTTGGATGGTGAATGCAGATGACTCCCTGGAG GTGAGCACAAAATGCCGAGGCCTCTGGTGGGAGTGTGTCACAAATGCTTTTGATGGGATTCGCACCTGTGATGAGTACGATTCTATACTTGCTGAACACCCCT TGAAGTTGGTGGTAACTCGGGCGCTGATGATTACTGCAGATATTTTAGCTGGATTTGGATTTATTATCCTGCTCCTTGGTCTTGACTGTGTGAAATTCCTCCCTGATGAGCCATACATCAAAGTCCGCATCTGCTTTGTTGCTGGAACCACATTACTTATAGCAG GTGCCCCGGGAATCATTGGCTCTGTGTGGTATGCTGTTGATGTTTATGTGGAACGTTCTTCTCTGGTTTTGCACAATATATTTCTTGGCATCCAATATAAATTTGGTTGGTCCTGTTGGCTTGGAATGGCTGGGTCTCTGGGATGCTTCTTGGCTGGTGCTGTCCTCACATGCTGCTTATACCTCTTCAAAg ATGTTGGACCTGAGAGGAACTATCCTTATTCCAGGAGGAAAGGCTATTCAACTACAGCTGTTTCCATGGCCCAGTCATATGCAGCCCCTCGGACACAGACTGCCAAAATGTATGCTGTAGACACTAGGGTGTGA